In one Solanum lycopersicum chromosome 11, SLM_r2.1 genomic region, the following are encoded:
- the LOC101250468 gene encoding UDP-glycosyltransferase 91A1, giving the protein MAENSKKLHIAVFPWLAFGHMIPYLELSKLIAQKGHKISFISTPRNIDRLPKLPPSLAPFLNFVKIPLPYVEKLPKNAEATTDLPYEQVKYLKLAHDALKEPMAKFLEDSAPDFILFDFTSYWLPSIASKFNIPTGYFSIFVAAYLGFTGPVPGLNNNYENRMTLEELTVSPKWVPFETAVAFKEFELLRIYEGCKEGEEENFYDISRMYKTFENCDFLLVRSCLEFEPEWLKVVEDIHPKPVIPVGQLPTTSYEDDNTDIDAWREIKLWLDKQEKGKVIYVAFGSEAKLSQNELTELSLGLELSGLPFFWVLRTKRGESDNELIQVPEGFEERTKERGIVYTSWVPQLKILSHDSVGGFLTHAGWSSIVEAIQFEKPLLLLTFLADQGINARLLEEKKVAYLIPRNDWDGSFTHKAVVESLYLVLLEKEGEIYQKKIKEVKNLCCDKKRQDDYVENLIRFLQNYKKIKV; this is encoded by the coding sequence atggCAGAAAACAGCAAAAAATTGCATATTGCAGTATTTCCATGGCTAGCTTTTGGCCATATGATTCCGTATTTGGAGCTATCAAAGCTCATAGCTCAAAAGGGtcataaaatttcatttatttctacTCCAAGAAACATTGATCGTCTCCCAAAACTTCCGCCAAGTCTCGCCCCTTTTTTAAATTTCGTCAAAATCCCCCTTCCCTACGTcgaaaaattaccaaaaaatgcAGAAGCCACTACTGATTTACCTTATGAGCAAGTCAAGTATCTCAAACTTGCTCATGATGCACtcaaagaacccatggctaagTTTCTCGAAGATTCAGCTCCTGATTTCATACTCTTTGATTTTACCTCTTATTGGCTTCCTTCAATTGCTTCAAAATTCAACATTCCGACGGGTTATTTCAGCATATTCGTCGCTGCATATCTAGGTTTCACTGGACCTGTACCGGGATTGAACAACAATTATGAAAATCGGATGACGTTGGAGGAATTGACAGTTTCCCCGAAATGGGTTCCGTTTGAAACTGCCGTTGCTTTCAAGGAGTTTGAACTTTTGAGGATCTACGAAGGTTGCAAAGAAGGCGAGGAAGAGAACTTTTATGATATTTCTCGTATGTATAAGACTTttgaaaattgtgattttttactTGTGAGGAGTTGTTTAGAATTTGAACCGGAATGGCTGAAAGTAGTAGAGGATATTCACCCAAAACCGGTGATCCCGGTGGGCCAACTTCCGACGACATCATATGAAGATGACAACACAGATATTGACGCGTGgagagaaataaaattatggCTTGATAAGCAAGAAAAAGGGAAAGTAATCTATGTGGCATTTGGGAGCGAGGCAAAACTGAGTCAAAATGAACTCACTGAGTTATCACTAGGATTAGAGCTTTCTGGATTaccttttttttgggttttaagAACTAAAAGAGGAGAATCTGATAATGAATTGATTCAAGTACCAGAAGGTTTCGAAGAACGAACGAAGGAAAGAGGAATAGTGTACACGAGTTGGGTGCCACAACTTAAAATACTGAGTCATGATTCGGTGGGTGGTTTTTTGACTCATGCCGGATGGAGTTCAATAGTTGAAGCAATACAATTCGAGAAACCATTGCTTCTGTTGACATTTTTGGCTGATCAAGGAATAAATGCTAGGCTCTTGGAGGAAAAGAAGGTAGCATATCTGATACCGAGAAATGATTGGGACGGATCATTCACTCATAAAGCGGTGGTTGAGTCACTATATTTGGTACTCCTTGAAAAAGAGGgtgaaatttatcaaaaaaagatCAAAGAGGTTAAGAATCTTTGCTGTGACAAGAAAAGACAAGATGATTATGTGGAAAATTTGATAAGGtttcttcaaaattataaaaagataaaagtataa